A window of the Radiobacillus deserti genome harbors these coding sequences:
- the coxB gene encoding cytochrome c oxidase subunit II: MKGWMGKFRALFLFSSLLLVLSGCGKENLTAFVPEGYGAEVSLNLIIISLAVMIFVILVVMIVYTMVLVKFRKKKGQEDFIPKQTEGNKALEVIWTVIPIILLIIIAVPTVTATFDLADDSKAKDSININVTGNQYWWHFSYNKEEIQTSQDLYIPTDTRVYLNLKSSDVIHSFWVPSISGKMDANPENENTMYIEAYEEGVYWGKCAELCGPSHSLMDFKVIAVSPEEYEQWVQDMKNVDPEAQPETASAQEGQKLFQENSCIGCHAIGSSPAAVGPNLTNFGDRTRVAGVLDHDKETIVNWLLNPDELKPGNKMAGNYPKLSEEEASKIADYLLQLQPSEITPESAGNE, encoded by the coding sequence ATGAAAGGTTGGATGGGAAAGTTCCGAGCTCTGTTTTTATTTAGCTCACTTTTACTTGTACTTTCAGGATGTGGAAAAGAAAATCTTACCGCATTTGTTCCTGAAGGGTATGGAGCAGAAGTATCTTTAAATCTGATTATCATTTCATTAGCTGTCATGATATTCGTGATTTTGGTGGTTATGATTGTTTACACCATGGTACTTGTGAAATTTAGAAAGAAAAAGGGTCAGGAAGATTTTATTCCGAAGCAAACAGAGGGGAATAAAGCACTTGAAGTCATTTGGACTGTTATTCCTATTATCTTATTGATAATTATTGCAGTTCCAACTGTTACAGCTACTTTTGATCTAGCCGATGATTCAAAAGCGAAGGATTCTATCAATATCAATGTAACTGGTAACCAGTACTGGTGGCACTTCAGTTACAATAAAGAGGAAATCCAAACTAGTCAGGACTTATATATTCCGACAGATACTAGAGTGTATTTAAATCTTAAGTCTAGTGACGTTATTCACTCTTTCTGGGTTCCTTCTATTTCAGGTAAGATGGATGCAAATCCAGAGAATGAAAATACGATGTACATTGAAGCATATGAAGAGGGCGTTTACTGGGGTAAATGTGCTGAGCTTTGTGGACCTTCACACTCTTTAATGGATTTCAAAGTAATAGCTGTCAGTCCAGAAGAGTATGAGCAATGGGTTCAAGACATGAAGAATGTTGATCCAGAAGCACAACCAGAAACAGCGAGTGCACAGGAAGGTCAGAAGCTCTTCCAAGAAAATAGCTGTATAGGTTGTCACGCTATTGGTTCTTCTCCTGCAGCGGTTGGTCCAAATTTAACGAACTTCGGGGATAGAACTAGAGTTGCTGGTGTGTTAGATCATGATAAAGAAACTATTGTGAATTGGTTGTTAAACCCGGATGAATTAAAACCAGGAAATAAAATGGCTGGAAACTATCCGAAGTTATCAGAAGAGGAAGCAAGTAAGATTGCGGACTACTTATTACAATTACAACCTTCAGAAATAACACCAGAAAGTGCTGGCAATGAATAA
- a CDS encoding YhcN/YlaJ family sporulation lipoprotein, whose product MMKTYLAIVGCLVSMSLVGCQQQNEESLPQEENKNPTIQVKDSDPQQREDLTNSEVANHLANVASEVPNVYHATAVVAGPYAVVGIDVDKDLDRSRVGTIKYSVTEALQHDPYGKNAVVIADADGTERLKDLARKVQEGHPFQGIVDELSAVVGRYMPEFPINEDQPSEPNENKEVIPKDEQKKLDNVEERTIKQSHGLTKNQGFRLETLVFVLMPFNIIVVFFCFLSFHYNIEHQIENLLIPF is encoded by the coding sequence ATGATGAAAACATACCTTGCAATTGTGGGGTGCTTAGTTTCAATGTCATTAGTTGGGTGCCAACAACAAAATGAGGAAAGCTTACCTCAAGAAGAAAATAAAAACCCAACCATTCAAGTAAAAGATTCAGACCCTCAACAAAGAGAAGACCTTACCAATAGTGAAGTGGCCAACCACTTGGCAAATGTTGCAAGTGAAGTTCCAAATGTTTACCATGCAACAGCAGTGGTGGCTGGTCCTTACGCAGTAGTTGGAATCGATGTTGATAAAGACCTCGATCGTTCTCGAGTCGGTACGATTAAATACTCTGTAACAGAAGCCCTTCAACATGACCCTTATGGGAAAAACGCGGTCGTTATTGCAGATGCGGACGGCACAGAAAGACTGAAAGATTTAGCAAGAAAGGTACAAGAAGGTCACCCTTTTCAAGGAATTGTAGATGAACTTTCTGCCGTTGTTGGAAGATACATGCCGGAATTTCCAATTAATGAAGACCAACCAAGTGAACCTAATGAAAATAAAGAAGTAATTCCGAAGGACGAACAGAAAAAGTTAGACAACGTGGAAGAGAGAACAATCAAACAATCACATGGATTAACGAAAAACCAAGGTTTCCGTTTAGAAACCTTGGTTTTTGTTCTGATGCCATTTAACATTATTGTCGTATTTTTTTGTTTTCTTTCATTTCATTATAATATTGAACACCAAATTGAGAACCTTCTGATACCATTTTAG
- a CDS encoding YktB family protein yields MIFSGFEARDFDTFSIEGLEERMEAIRSRIQPKFQAISEDITDNLTQLVGRDMHLHIAQHARRTVNPPKDTWSAYCHNKRGYKKHPHFQIGLFDDHVFVWLAYIYELPNKQEIATQFLHHFEDISTTIPTDYVVSLDHMKKESTAVKDLDLKAALERFQKVKKAEFLVGKHFDRNSDIIKNGEEFIKEVQQIFSTLSPLYKLSMHD; encoded by the coding sequence ATGATATTTTCAGGGTTTGAAGCAAGAGACTTTGATACATTTTCCATTGAAGGATTAGAAGAACGAATGGAAGCGATTCGTTCTAGAATCCAACCTAAATTTCAAGCAATAAGTGAAGACATCACCGATAATCTCACACAACTTGTGGGGCGCGACATGCACCTTCACATTGCACAACATGCGAGAAGAACCGTTAATCCACCAAAAGATACATGGTCTGCTTATTGCCATAATAAACGAGGGTACAAAAAACACCCTCACTTTCAAATCGGATTATTTGATGACCACGTATTTGTTTGGTTAGCCTATATTTACGAGCTGCCCAATAAGCAAGAAATTGCAACTCAGTTCCTTCATCATTTTGAGGACATATCCACTACGATACCAACGGATTATGTCGTTTCTTTAGACCATATGAAAAAGGAGTCCACAGCCGTTAAAGATTTGGATCTAAAAGCTGCACTTGAACGATTCCAAAAGGTTAAAAAAGCGGAGTTCCTTGTAGGAAAGCATTTTGATAGAAATAGTGACATCATAAAAAATGGAGAGGAATTTATAAAAGAAGTTCAACAGATCTTTTCTACTCTTTCTCCGTTGTACAAGCTTTCCATGCATGATTAA
- a CDS encoding YlaH-like family protein, translated as MNEQSVMDVGNNLPIVDFLFNVLANGEDGPNLTLGFFYLYLTITILAIITYKLGFARKLPLLKSIVVYIFLLIGAIVITILGLKLPMAESLFIIAIVLAIYRYRLHRTRQARASE; from the coding sequence ATGAACGAACAATCAGTTATGGATGTAGGTAATAATTTACCGATAGTGGATTTCTTATTTAATGTGTTAGCAAATGGAGAAGATGGACCTAATTTGACGCTAGGCTTTTTTTATTTGTACTTAACAATAACGATTTTAGCTATTATTACGTATAAGCTAGGATTTGCTAGAAAATTGCCGTTGTTAAAGTCTATTGTTGTTTATATTTTCTTACTTATTGGAGCAATTGTTATTACGATTCTTGGGTTAAAATTACCGATGGCGGAAAGCTTATTTATCATTGCGATTGTTTTAGCTATTTATCGTTATCGATTGCATCGTACTAGACAGGCAAGAGCAAGTGAATAA
- the cyoE gene encoding heme o synthase → MDKVEVSSTQVISQSDNQKESTLWSDFMALIKVGIINSNLMTAFAGFWVALFYNNASFADHWVTLLLTMVGTGFVIAGGCVINNYYDRDIDHIMKRTKSRPTVTGTIPLKVILSVGIGFSVLGVLLLSFTTVQAALFGAFGWFAYVVLYTMWSKRKYTINTAIGSLSGAVPPLIGWAAVDPNLHVAAIIIFVIMFIWQTPHFLALAMKKCKEYKAAGVPMLPVVHGFAITKRQILVYVACLLPLPYLLFSLGTVFLVIATVLNVGWLALGISGFKTGNDLKWANRMFVYSLSYLTIFFLTMIIVTVPSTLF, encoded by the coding sequence ATGGATAAGGTGGAAGTTTCTTCTACTCAAGTAATCAGTCAATCAGATAATCAAAAGGAATCTACCTTATGGTCAGATTTTATGGCTCTCATAAAAGTAGGAATTATTAATTCTAATCTCATGACAGCCTTTGCAGGATTTTGGGTAGCTCTCTTCTACAATAATGCTTCTTTTGCCGATCACTGGGTAACTTTATTATTAACGATGGTTGGTACAGGGTTTGTTATTGCAGGAGGCTGTGTGATTAATAATTATTACGATCGAGATATCGACCATATTATGAAAAGAACCAAATCAAGACCAACGGTTACAGGCACGATTCCCCTTAAAGTAATATTGAGTGTAGGAATTGGTTTTTCCGTTTTAGGGGTTCTTCTTCTCAGCTTTACAACTGTACAAGCGGCATTATTTGGTGCATTTGGTTGGTTCGCTTACGTTGTCTTATATACCATGTGGTCTAAGCGAAAATATACCATTAATACCGCTATTGGGAGTTTGTCTGGTGCAGTTCCTCCACTAATTGGGTGGGCCGCTGTGGATCCTAATCTCCATGTTGCAGCAATTATTATTTTTGTTATTATGTTTATTTGGCAGACCCCACATTTTCTTGCACTTGCAATGAAAAAATGCAAAGAATACAAGGCTGCAGGAGTTCCGATGCTACCAGTAGTACATGGCTTTGCGATTACCAAAAGACAAATATTAGTTTACGTAGCATGTCTATTGCCGCTACCGTATTTGTTATTTTCGCTAGGAACGGTATTCCTTGTCATAGCCACTGTATTAAATGTAGGATGGCTAGCCTTAGGTATAAGTGGGTTTAAGACAGGAAATGATTTAAAATGGGCAAATCGAATGTTTGTGTACTCTCTAAGTTACCTAACTATATTCTTTTTAACCATGATTATTGTAACTGTACCTAGTACACTTTTTTAG
- the ctaF gene encoding cytochrome c oxidase subunit IVB, with protein sequence MSENTNSTALNYRKKQRKEEMKQQLITFALMIAFTIVAFGMVMADLSKLFIIPILLVLAIVQVGFQLYYFMHMSHKGHEMPALMIYGGMSVAFLTVLTLTVLVWW encoded by the coding sequence ATGTCTGAAAACACCAATTCTACTGCTCTAAACTATCGCAAGAAACAGCGAAAAGAAGAGATGAAGCAACAATTAATCACGTTTGCACTAATGATTGCCTTCACAATCGTAGCATTTGGGATGGTAATGGCTGACTTAAGTAAGTTATTTATTATTCCAATATTGCTCGTATTAGCAATTGTTCAAGTTGGGTTTCAACTTTATTACTTTATGCACATGAGCCACAAGGGTCACGAAATGCCAGCATTAATGATTTATGGTGGAATGTCTGTTGCTTTCTTAACAGTCCTAACGTTGACCGTTCTTGTTTGGTGGTAA
- the ctaD gene encoding cytochrome c oxidase subunit I, with protein MSTAVTHKKGFGAFLWDYITTVDHKKIAHLYLIAGGLFFLIGGLEAMLIRIQLIKPANDFVSAGFYNEILTMHGTTMIFLAAMPIIFGLMNAVVPLQIGARDVAFPFLNSLGFWLFLFGGLLLNASWFLGGAPDAGWTAYAPLSTTSPGHGVDFYILGLQISGAGTLMGGINFLVTIINMRAPGMTYMRMPLFTWTIFVTSVLILFAFPALTVGLFLLMFDRMFGSGFFDPTMGGNSVIWEHLFWIFGHPEVYILILPVFGVFSEVMSTFAKKRLFGYTAMVFATVLIGFLGFMVWAHHMFTVGLGPAANSIFAVATMAIAVPTGIKIFNWLLTLWGGNITVNSAMLWSLGFLPTFTIGGTTGVMLAAAAADYQYHDSYFVVAHFHYVIVGGVVFGIFAALHYWWPKMFGKILNEKLGKLTFWLFFIGFHLTFFIQHFLGLMGMPRRYWVFLPDQGLDTGNLISTIGAFFMAAGTIVFLINVISTSVKKQEVAGDPWDGRTLEWSIPSPPEHYNFKQLPLVRGLDPLWVEKTEGRKEMTPAEPLGDIHMPNNSILPFVMSLGFFIAGFGFIYQVDDLSWLTAVFVGMGIALGAMFVRSVKDDLGYHIHKEDLEKGAK; from the coding sequence GTGAGTACAGCAGTTACGCACAAGAAAGGCTTTGGCGCTTTTTTGTGGGATTACATAACCACAGTCGATCATAAGAAAATTGCACACTTGTATTTAATCGCTGGAGGTTTGTTTTTCCTAATTGGCGGACTTGAAGCTATGTTAATACGTATTCAGCTAATAAAACCAGCAAATGATTTTGTTAGCGCAGGTTTTTATAATGAAATTTTGACTATGCATGGAACGACAATGATCTTCCTTGCAGCAATGCCTATTATATTCGGACTGATGAACGCGGTTGTTCCTTTACAAATTGGGGCACGTGACGTTGCCTTTCCGTTTTTGAACTCTTTAGGTTTTTGGCTATTTTTATTTGGTGGATTATTATTAAATGCAAGCTGGTTCCTTGGTGGAGCTCCAGATGCTGGTTGGACAGCGTATGCACCACTTTCAACCACCTCACCAGGCCACGGTGTAGATTTCTACATACTCGGTCTACAAATTTCTGGTGCGGGTACATTAATGGGGGGGATTAACTTCCTAGTAACCATCATTAATATGCGTGCACCCGGAATGACATACATGCGCATGCCATTGTTTACTTGGACTATTTTCGTAACAAGTGTTTTAATCTTGTTCGCGTTCCCTGCTTTAACAGTAGGACTTTTCTTACTTATGTTTGACCGTATGTTTGGTTCTGGGTTCTTTGATCCAACAATGGGTGGAAACTCTGTTATTTGGGAGCACCTGTTCTGGATTTTCGGTCACCCAGAAGTGTACATTTTAATACTTCCAGTCTTCGGGGTATTTAGTGAAGTCATGTCTACCTTTGCTAAAAAACGTTTATTCGGTTATACAGCAATGGTATTCGCGACAGTTCTAATTGGGTTTTTAGGTTTCATGGTATGGGCTCACCACATGTTTACAGTGGGTCTTGGACCAGCAGCAAACTCTATTTTTGCTGTAGCAACAATGGCCATTGCTGTACCAACTGGTATTAAAATCTTTAACTGGCTCTTAACATTATGGGGTGGAAATATTACAGTGAATTCTGCCATGTTATGGTCATTAGGATTTTTACCTACGTTTACGATTGGTGGTACGACTGGGGTCATGTTAGCTGCTGCTGCGGCCGATTATCAATACCATGATTCTTACTTTGTTGTTGCTCACTTCCACTACGTAATCGTAGGTGGAGTCGTGTTTGGTATCTTTGCGGCCCTTCACTATTGGTGGCCAAAAATGTTTGGTAAAATATTAAATGAAAAGCTTGGTAAATTAACGTTCTGGTTATTCTTTATAGGCTTCCATTTAACATTCTTTATCCAACATTTCCTTGGACTAATGGGTATGCCACGTCGTTACTGGGTTTTCTTACCTGACCAAGGGTTAGATACTGGTAACTTAATTAGTACAATTGGTGCTTTCTTTATGGCAGCAGGAACGATTGTGTTCTTAATTAACGTCATTTCAACTTCTGTGAAGAAACAAGAAGTAGCAGGAGACCCTTGGGATGGTCGTACATTAGAATGGTCCATTCCATCTCCACCAGAGCACTATAACTTTAAACAACTTCCACTTGTACGAGGATTAGATCCTTTATGGGTAGAAAAAACAGAAGGCCGTAAAGAGATGACGCCAGCAGAACCACTTGGCGACATTCATATGCCGAACAATTCCATTTTGCCTTTCGTTATGTCTTTAGGCTTCTTTATTGCAGGATTTGGCTTTATCTATCAAGTGGATGACTTAAGCTGGTTAACTGCAGTATTTGTAGGTATGGGTATTGCGCTAGGAGCAATGTTTGTTCGTTCTGTAAAAGATGATTTAGGTTACCATATTCATAAAGAAGATCTTGAAAAGGGGGCTAAATAA
- a CDS encoding inositol monophosphatase family protein has translation MDADLKQDIYNQAIEWIREAGDRIRESIGEPLTIDTKSNPNDLVTQMDKNTEKFFVEKIKGKYAHHHLISEEGFGDKLNTMDGVVWIIDPIDGTMNFVHQKRNFAISIGIYVDGIGEIGLIYDVMDDILYSAKRGEGAYKNGVKLPALENKRLEESILALNSFWTCENRAVNEKKMQELVKKVRGTRSYGSAALEFAYLAEGILDGYVTMKLAPWDIAAGVILVQEVGGTTTKADGQPLDLLKDNTILSANQTIHEEIYSSYIELK, from the coding sequence ATGGATGCTGATTTAAAACAGGATATATATAATCAAGCAATCGAGTGGATTCGTGAGGCTGGCGATCGAATTAGAGAATCAATCGGAGAACCATTAACGATTGACACGAAATCGAACCCAAATGATTTAGTAACACAGATGGACAAGAATACAGAGAAATTTTTTGTGGAAAAGATTAAAGGGAAGTATGCTCATCATCATTTAATAAGTGAAGAGGGATTTGGAGATAAGCTGAATACTATGGACGGTGTTGTTTGGATTATTGATCCAATAGATGGAACGATGAATTTCGTCCATCAGAAACGTAATTTCGCGATTTCAATCGGTATTTATGTGGATGGAATAGGCGAGATAGGGCTTATTTATGATGTAATGGACGATATTCTATATTCTGCTAAAAGAGGAGAAGGAGCGTACAAGAATGGAGTAAAGCTCCCAGCATTAGAAAATAAACGCCTTGAAGAATCGATTCTCGCTTTGAATAGTTTTTGGACGTGTGAGAATCGAGCGGTGAATGAGAAAAAGATGCAAGAGCTTGTGAAAAAAGTAAGGGGCACCCGCTCCTATGGATCTGCAGCATTAGAATTTGCATATTTAGCGGAAGGTATTCTAGATGGATATGTAACCATGAAGCTAGCTCCGTGGGACATTGCGGCTGGGGTTATCCTTGTTCAGGAGGTTGGAGGCACAACTACTAAAGCGGATGGCCAACCTTTAGATTTACTAAAAGATAATACAATTTTGTCTGCTAATCAGACGATTCATGAAGAAATTTATTCTTCGTACATAGAATTAAAATAA
- a CDS encoding COX15/CtaA family protein has product MIKFLRKLSIVATIIMILVLVGGSLVTKTDSGMGCGANWPNCEGAFSPQLIIELSHRLVSGLAGVVVLLLSVLSWKYYGAIREVKFLAFTSSFFLIIQALIGAAAVLWPQSDFVMATHFGISLISFAAVLLLTLLIFEIDHKFDTKSLFIEKRFRKHLYWFTVYILFVVYTGALVRHADSSLACTSWPFCVNSKPFVLNFHFGQWIQMGHRLTAGIAFIWTIILYFQVRKHYRHSKVMYWGWTIGLTLMIVQVTLGAFVILTFVNLGIALTHALVISIFCGLLSYFLLLASRSAASEKVQSNQQLHIK; this is encoded by the coding sequence ATGATAAAATTTTTGAGAAAACTATCGATAGTGGCCACCATCATCATGATTCTAGTATTAGTTGGCGGCTCACTTGTCACAAAGACAGATTCGGGTATGGGATGTGGTGCCAACTGGCCTAACTGTGAAGGTGCATTTTCTCCACAGCTCATTATTGAATTAAGCCATCGACTTGTATCAGGTTTGGCTGGCGTCGTCGTCCTTTTACTATCTGTTCTATCATGGAAATATTACGGAGCTATCAGAGAAGTTAAATTTCTAGCGTTCACTTCTTCCTTCTTTTTAATCATTCAAGCTTTGATCGGAGCTGCGGCAGTATTGTGGCCTCAATCAGACTTTGTAATGGCAACCCATTTTGGCATATCCTTAATATCTTTTGCAGCCGTTCTATTATTAACACTGTTAATATTTGAAATTGATCATAAGTTTGATACTAAGTCCTTATTTATTGAGAAACGTTTCCGAAAGCATTTGTATTGGTTTACGGTGTATATTCTATTTGTTGTTTACACAGGAGCACTAGTCCGACATGCAGATTCTAGTTTAGCCTGTACGAGCTGGCCATTTTGTGTTAACAGTAAACCATTTGTATTAAATTTCCATTTCGGACAATGGATCCAAATGGGGCATCGATTAACTGCGGGAATTGCATTTATTTGGACCATCATCCTTTATTTCCAAGTACGCAAGCATTATCGACATAGTAAAGTAATGTACTGGGGTTGGACCATAGGGTTAACACTAATGATAGTCCAAGTCACCTTGGGTGCATTTGTTATTTTAACTTTCGTGAATTTAGGAATTGCCCTAACCCATGCCTTAGTTATTTCGATTTTCTGTGGTTTACTAAGCTACTTCTTATTATTGGCTTCTAGGAGTGCCGCCTCTGAAAAAGTACAATCCAATCAACAACTTCATATTAAATAA
- a CDS encoding UPF0223 family protein, translating to MNYSYPIDETWNKQEIIDVVNFFSLIEKAYEQSVKRDDLMLAYTRFKQIVPSKSEEKQLCGKFEKDSGYSCYRTVQYAKDLESGETVQMKKNR from the coding sequence GTGAACTACAGTTATCCAATTGACGAGACATGGAATAAACAAGAAATTATTGATGTTGTGAATTTTTTTTCTTTAATAGAAAAAGCATATGAGCAATCAGTAAAAAGAGATGATCTTATGCTCGCCTACACTCGATTTAAGCAAATTGTACCTTCCAAAAGCGAGGAAAAACAGCTGTGTGGCAAGTTCGAGAAAGATTCGGGCTATTCTTGTTATCGAACGGTTCAATATGCAAAGGATTTAGAGTCAGGAGAAACCGTACAAATGAAAAAGAACAGATAA
- the ftsW gene encoding putative lipid II flippase FtsW, giving the protein MKHRWKDFDFTLIITPLILTAFGVVMIYSASMVVAVIKYDVPSNHFMLKQLQWFLIGLIPFTIMSFFNYKHLQKLMKSMVLGIILLLVAVLVFGEDVNNSQSWLSIGPFQFQPSEFAKLGIILYLASVYSKKQDYISDFSKGVLPPLIMTGIILGLILLQPDIGTASIVFLIACSVIFSSGIRFKHLSILIATGVGFLALAATQMVTKERIARFTGAYLPFETPKTDGYHLIQSYVAIGTGGITGEGLGQGVQKLGYLQEPHTDFIMAVIAEELGFIGVIIVIGLLATIVLRGIYIARLCDDSFGSLVAIGISSWIGIQTFINLGAISGILPITGVPLPFISSGGSSLLTLMIAMGILNNIAKKVRAKEILVSKDVEKPFDDPRVFNKEAARQRRSLHH; this is encoded by the coding sequence ATGAAACATAGATGGAAAGATTTTGATTTTACCCTTATCATTACTCCTTTGATTCTAACAGCATTTGGAGTTGTTATGATATATAGCGCTAGTATGGTAGTTGCAGTCATCAAATATGATGTTCCTAGCAACCACTTTATGCTTAAGCAACTTCAATGGTTTTTAATAGGCTTAATTCCTTTCACAATTATGTCTTTTTTTAATTATAAACATCTTCAAAAACTTATGAAGAGTATGGTTTTAGGAATTATTCTATTACTAGTTGCCGTTTTGGTCTTCGGGGAAGACGTCAATAATTCACAGTCTTGGTTAAGTATCGGACCTTTCCAATTTCAGCCTTCTGAATTTGCGAAATTAGGAATCATATTATACTTAGCATCTGTTTATTCGAAAAAACAAGACTATATTTCAGACTTTAGTAAAGGAGTTTTACCACCGCTTATCATGACGGGGATTATTCTTGGGTTGATTCTTTTACAACCAGATATCGGTACTGCCTCGATTGTGTTTTTGATTGCTTGCTCGGTCATATTTAGTTCAGGTATTCGATTTAAGCATCTTTCAATTCTGATTGCCACAGGAGTAGGTTTTTTAGCGTTGGCAGCTACCCAAATGGTTACCAAAGAAAGAATTGCAAGGTTTACAGGTGCTTATCTTCCTTTTGAGACTCCGAAAACAGACGGATATCATCTCATTCAATCTTACGTGGCTATTGGTACTGGTGGGATTACAGGGGAAGGATTAGGACAAGGGGTTCAAAAGCTAGGCTACCTACAGGAACCACATACCGACTTTATTATGGCAGTCATTGCTGAAGAATTGGGATTTATAGGTGTGATAATTGTCATTGGTTTATTAGCCACCATCGTCTTACGTGGCATTTATATTGCCCGATTATGCGATGATAGCTTTGGCTCTCTTGTTGCGATTGGAATTTCTTCTTGGATAGGTATTCAAACCTTTATTAATTTAGGCGCAATTAGTGGAATTCTTCCGATAACAGGGGTACCTTTACCGTTTATTAGTTCTGGAGGTTCTTCATTACTTACTTTGATGATAGCTATGGGAATATTAAATAATATTGCAAAGAAAGTTCGTGCAAAAGAAATACTAGTTTCAAAAGATGTCGAAAAACCTTTTGATGATCCGAGAGTGTTTAATAAAGAAGCTGCAAGACAAAGAAGAAGTCTTCACCATTAA
- a CDS encoding cytochrome (ubi)quinol oxidase subunit III has translation MSHDHSLNPEVMPENPEKATLEGKNKFLGFWFFLGGETVLFASLFGTYLALKGSNGSGPTAEELFGLELVFIMTMLLLTSSLTSVYAMYHMKNNDFGKMQLWLGITVLLGLGFLGCELYEFYHYIHGEDFTFRSSAFGSAFYTLVGFHGGHVAFGLLWITTLMVRNAKRGLNLYNAPKFYIASLYWHFIDVVWVFIFTVVYLIGKVG, from the coding sequence ATGAGTCACGATCACTCTTTAAATCCAGAAGTGATGCCAGAGAATCCAGAAAAAGCCACCCTTGAAGGAAAAAACAAGTTTTTAGGATTTTGGTTCTTCCTTGGCGGAGAGACTGTATTATTCGCAAGTCTTTTCGGAACTTACCTGGCATTAAAAGGTTCAAATGGAAGTGGCCCAACAGCTGAGGAACTATTCGGTTTAGAATTAGTTTTCATTATGACAATGCTGCTTTTAACAAGCTCGCTTACTAGTGTGTACGCCATGTACCACATGAAAAATAATGATTTTGGAAAAATGCAGCTATGGTTAGGAATTACCGTTCTATTAGGACTAGGATTCTTAGGCTGTGAGCTTTATGAGTTTTATCACTATATTCACGGGGAAGACTTCACTTTCCGTTCTTCTGCGTTTGGATCAGCTTTCTATACATTAGTTGGATTCCACGGTGGACACGTTGCTTTCGGTTTACTATGGATTACAACCTTAATGGTACGAAATGCAAAACGCGGATTAAATCTTTACAATGCTCCTAAGTTTTATATTGCTAGCCTTTACTGGCACTTTATAGACGTGGTCTGGGTATTCATCTTTACAGTTGTTTACCTAATAGGAAAGGTGGGTTAA
- a CDS encoding YlaN family protein, with amino-acid sequence MIPEVAISDREKAYALLEADADKILQLIKVQMDNLTMPQCPLYEEVLDTQMFGLSREIDFAVRLNLVSEQDGKSLLENLERELNVLHEAAQAAQK; translated from the coding sequence GTGATTCCAGAGGTGGCTATTAGTGATCGTGAAAAAGCCTACGCCCTTCTAGAGGCCGATGCTGATAAAATTTTACAACTTATTAAAGTACAAATGGACAATCTTACGATGCCGCAGTGCCCTTTATATGAAGAGGTTTTAGATACACAAATGTTTGGTCTTTCTAGAGAGATTGATTTTGCAGTTCGATTAAATTTAGTTTCAGAGCAGGACGGAAAATCTCTATTAGAGAATCTAGAAAGGGAACTAAACGTTTTACATGAAGCTGCCCAAGCGGCTCAAAAATGA
- a CDS encoding DUF5325 family protein yields the protein MKNIQYPMLIIAILVIISFSLVGVAIGYRNYWLAGACFILGFVIMGLGLQKKRKATH from the coding sequence ATGAAAAACATTCAATATCCTATGCTGATTATTGCAATTCTTGTTATTATCTCTTTTAGCCTTGTTGGAGTTGCAATCGGGTATCGAAATTATTGGCTCGCAGGAGCTTGTTTTATTTTGGGTTTTGTTATAATGGGACTCGGACTTCAAAAAAAAAGAAAAGCTACCCACTAG
- a CDS encoding YlaI family protein, which produces MEMRVKCVLCDSIEKIDSNSLQAKRLRNRRIHMYICEPCYDRVGENTKKRHATGNFKLFKERKEEDSLI; this is translated from the coding sequence ATGGAAATGCGTGTGAAATGTGTACTATGTGATTCGATTGAAAAGATCGATAGCAATTCTTTACAAGCAAAACGACTAAGAAACCGCCGAATTCATATGTATATATGCGAACCATGTTATGATCGTGTTGGAGAAAATACCAAAAAAAGACACGCGACTGGAAATTTTAAATTATTTAAAGAGAGAAAAGAAGAAGACTCTCTTATTTAG